In Candidatus Kryptoniota bacterium, the sequence GAGGAACAGGATCAACGGGCTCCATTGAATGTTGACCGCCTCCTTTGACACATCGCGGTATCTCGAAATTTCTGTGTTCTGAACCCACTGCCTGGTAATGGCGTTTAGTGTAACTACCAGGAACTGCGCGACTGCGGCGGAAATGGCCGCTCGTTTCGTCACCCCTCTTCGCTGATCGCGGAGCGCAAGCCACACCAGTCCGGGAGACACCGCAGTCAGTATCAGGATCATGTGCATCAGCGGCTCGCTGTTCTGCCTGGCCATGGTAAACCTATCGAGAGTCCAGAATATGTACCACGCTCCTGTCACTGCAAACCAGATCATTCCCAACGTGAAGAACCGGAATGCAAACTTGCCTGCCCAGCCCCGGTATTCTTCGGTCGTTTCTTCCTTCCGGAAGAAGGCCGCATCGACAGTGATGTACACAGCTGTGGTCATAATCGCGATTCCGAACATCATCAGCCATCGGGGAAATAAGGTCGGGTCGCTGGTGTTCAATGCTATACCGGTCGGAGCGCCGGCGACATTGGTCCGATTAAAGATCCCTATCCAGTTGTCTACATTCACCATAAGACTGAAATTGTTCGCGAACAGGAACCCGATTATGATAAACAAGATCGAACTTACCCAGGCGGACGTCATCGCGAATCTTGTTCTGCGCTGCTTTCGTACGCTCAGCGAATATGCGTAGACGCCGTAGTAGGCTACGAGCAGGAGTATGATCACGCTGAACCAAGCCCAACCGATAAGCACTCCCGCGGGATAATAGAATTGGTAATAGCCCACCTGGGTGAACAATAGTGGCACGATGCCGAGGTTCACCCCGATGGCAACTATGATCGGCATACTCTTGCCTAGCCGGTTCGCGAGGAGTTCAGAATTCCCTTTGCCGAACGTTCCGAAGATCGCGACCAACACCATCCCGGCGTACCAGATATTCATCGGGATCATATGAAGAATGAAGCCGAGCACCTTGAAAGTTGTGATGAACCAGAACGGCGCGGGATTGCCGAGCGGCGACGAAGGTCCGATTAGGTCTTGTGGATTCATTTCATCATTCCTCCTTTCCCCGTCAATGCCACGTCATTGTTCTTCAGACTCTCTCTTCTCGTGAACTTCATACCGGCGGGCGATTGGAATGCTATGCTTGAAATATATTTTGAGAGAACCGTCGCCTCCTCCTCGGTGCCGCACCACGGTGGCATGAAGAAGTGTGCCTTGTCGAGGTGAGTGACGACGGTATGAATCATATCCTCGTTCCATCCTCTGGCCAACTCGGCAACAGATGAGAATCCTTTTGATGAATGGCAATCGTTGCAGTGGTACTGGAACAGCAGTCGTCCGATCGCAATCTGATCGGGTTCGGGAAGCTGGAGCAGCTTGCTGCTGACGACTTTTCCGTCCTTGTCAAGGAGCTGCGGGTAATTTTGTTTTACATATGCTTTCGTCCATGTCCCACCGTTGATATATCCCGATCGCTGGAGTTCGGGTATCTCGGAGACCAGGACATTATTTCCAGTGACATAGTTATAGATTATGTAAGGTTTCCTCACGCCTTCTCTGATGAATTCGCCAGTGCTGGTGGTGGCGACGCCGAGAATGAAATACAGAATTGCAAAGCCCTTGTTGATCCAGCCCGGCTGTCTGAATGGTCCGAAGTACAGCATCAGGAAAACGATTGCCGTCGCGCCGAATATCAATGCGACCAAAATATTCAATGCGCTCGCACCGACCATCGCCGCCTTTGCGCTTTCGGGGAGATTGATCTGCCACCAGGCACCTCCGATCGTCACAAGTACGGCGCCGGCCATCGACCATCTTGCAGCCCGGTTTTCAACCAGGGCGAGAAGCTGTTTATCGTTCTTCAGCTTGAAAGCAGCGTGAAGGTAAACATAAAGCGATGTGAGCAAAAGAGAAGCGCCCGTCCGCGCGATAATCTGCGGATACGTCTGAGGATTAAAAAACGCGGTCCACATCGAATGGCCGGGAGTCCACTTTCCGATGTCGAGTTGAAATGCGGTTATCGCGGTAATTAGTACCAGACTAATAAAAGCCGACACGGCATATATCCAGCCGATCGTCGTATGAACTTCCGGCTTCAATTTTCCCCAGTAATAGAAGAAGATAAAAGCAGACACTATTTCAAGGACGAAGAAAACGTATTCCATCGCCCAGCCAAAGACAAATATGTGAATGAGAGATTCTGTTGCAAGAGGAGATGCAAGACCGATAGTCCACCAGATGCCCACTCCTGTAATCGCACCGAAGACCACTGTGAGCAAAATGAAGAAGAATGTGTGCGAGTGAAGATAATCGAGAAGTGCCTTGTTGTTGATTTTGTAAGCGTGACTGACCTCTCCTGCGAGGAAAAGACCGCCTCCAACGGCATACAGAGAAACGAAAACGTGAAGTGTTGCGATAAGAGCGATAAGCATTGGAGAAGTCAGATCATGAACATACCACCAAGGATAGTGCATACAATCCTCCTTGCCGCCAGGTTAATTATTCGTATCCGTGTTCTGTCAAAGAAAGGGAGCGGAGGGTGAGGGACTCGAACCCCCAAGCCCCGAAGGGCGCCGGTTTTCAAGACCGGTGCATTAGCCGATTCTGCCAACCCTCCATGTAACAATCTGTCAAATGAGCGGAACTGCGTCACTAAATTACTAAACCAGGAAACTCCATGCAATCGCAAGTCCACCTGTCTTTGTGATAGCAACGCTGGGGCGACGCATGCATCGCACTAACATTCGCCCCAACAAGGGGGAGAATCTGTCCGCATCCATTCTATTAACTCCCTCCCTCGCAGCTCAGTTCACGATGCAGCTCACATGCTCAGGAACCGAGATCGACATCTATGCACAGAGATTTGACCAGGTCGGATATCTTTATGTACCACTACCATCAATAACTCTTGCCGGTGACGTTGCGAACGACCAGGGGGCAGATGAAGATTCTCTGGGGCGCGTCGGGATCCGACACGTTGCCGAACACCATCGTTCGATCTTATACCGTCTGGATGGGAGTCAAATTAACAGGTCTTTTGGGCAAAACGTCTTTTGTCGGGAAACGGTCGCGAGTGGAAGCACTCTCACATACCTGCCCCCACTGAAAGCCCTGTCATTAACTCTGGCGGGACTTTCTTTATCGTGCGGCTGAAGTCATTAGGATGACAGATCAACTGCCTGAATGAAATCTACTTCAGCGCCTCAGGCTGTGTTTGTTTCTGAGCTCGCAGGAAAATCACAGTATAAACCCCGAGCTTCAACGGAGCCGTGAACTCTCCCGGCTTAAGATCGTTCAGGGCGTCGATAACATCATCGGGGTACCTGTTGATATCAATTTTGCCCAGGTATCCGCCTTTCGCTTTTGTGGGCGCGATCGAGTACTGTACGGCGAGAGTATCAAAACTTTTCCCGGCTTTCAAATCTGTATAGACCTGATTCGCACTCTCAGAATTGGAAAGACGAATTTCAGAGAGCTCCATCATGATTGGAGGAACATATATCACGTGCGCAGTCTGGTCGATCTTCATCTGGATCGCCTTGTTATCCGACATCGCGGGTGAGTACCGCCACTGAAGCACGCATCCTATGGCAAGCGTGTCCCATAATGGATCGCCGCTCGAGTTCTCGAGACTTGCTTGTTTGACCATGCCATCAGTCGAAATCAAGAGATGCATCTTGAGATAAAAGTCATTTGATGTCACATTGCTGGGCAGTTTCGGAAAGGGAGTCCTCTCGATCAGGGTCGGAGGAGTGACGTTTGATCCTAATCCTTCCAGTGCTGCACAACCGCTCATTGTGAGGGCAAGGACGGAGAGGCCTAGAAACAGCTTAAATGCTGACATGTTTCCCCCTATTGTTAATCGCTACTACTTTACGAAGATATTCCAAATGAGTCAAGAACGGCCTTTCAAGCCCGGGGTGCTTCGTCGGGGTTGATAAAGTGCAGTGAGAACGCTATATTTCTCTAACTCCGACGCGTAGCCCGGAATTTCTGGGCTATTTTTTTTAGAGGACATATTGAAAAGCGACAAAATAGAAGAATTAATGACGTTGGTACGACCCACGGTCGAAGGGCAAGGAGCATTCCTCGTGGACCTGAGCCTGAAAGGCGAGGGCAGAAGACAGCTCGTTGAGGTCTTCTGCGAAACCGAGCGTGGGATCACTATCGACGAGTGCGCCGAAATAAGCAGGAAAATATTGCCGCTGATCGACGGGTCTAATATACTCGGCGAGAGTTTCAGATTGGAAGTGTCCTCACCTGGAGTGGGTTCGGTTCTCAAGGACCGTCGTCAGTTCAAGCGAAATCTGGGAAGACTCTTCTCGGTAAAGTACCGCGAAGGCGAGGAAGTTAGGTTTGCTGAAGGTGAATTGTCCGATCTTACGGACGACAAGATTTGTTTGAAGACTGGGAAGGATGATCTCAAATTGGGAATAGATTCGATATTGGAAGCGAGAGTTAAAATAAGATGGTGACAGGAGGATAAATGCACGCCGAGAAAAGTGAAATCATCTCTGCTTCGGCGGAGATTGCCAAAGAAAAAGGCATCGACAAGGAAGTCGTCTCGGAAATTCTTGAAGAGGTCTTCACCGGCATAGTGAAGAAGAAATACGGCGAAGACGTTGAAACAGATATAGTCACCAACGTTGACCGCGGAGAAATTGAGATATATGTAATCAAGAACATAGTGGAGCATGTGGAGAACCAGGCGAAGGAAATCAGCCTAGAGACTCTGAAGCAGCTCGAACCGGACGGTGAGTTTGAGATCGGTGATCAGTACCCCGAGCAAGTGCCTCCCGAAGAACTTGGCCGTCGACTCGTTGTCTTCGCAAGGCAGACGTTTCTTCAGCGGCTTCATGAATACGAGAAAAATGTAATCTATGACGAATACAACAAGATGATCGGGGAGATCGTGGTCGGAGAGATCTATCAGGTGAAAAGAGATTTCATTCTCGTGAACCACAATAGACGTGAATTGTTCCTCCCGAGATCCGAACAGATTTCCAACGAGCACTATCGCAAGAATTCGACAATCAGAGCGGTGGTGAAGGAAGTGAGAAAGGGAACGTCCGGACCTCAGGTGATCATTTCGCGGGCCGACCCGATGTTTCTGAAAAAACTCTTCGAAATGGAGATCCCGGAAATATTCGACGGCGTCGTGGAAATTAGAGCAATAGCCAGGGATCCCGGCAAGCGGGCAAAGGTTGCCGTGCTGTCGACCGATTCGCGGGTTGATGCGGTCGGTGCGTGCGTCGGCATGAAGGGCGTGAGGATCCACTCGATAGTTCGCGAGCTCAATAACGAGAATATTGATGTCCTTCTCTATTCGGATGATCCGGCGCAGTTCGTCGAACGCTCGTTGACGCCCGCGAAGGTAACCCGCGTCGTGGTAGACAAGGAGAATAGGAAATCGCAGGTTTGGGTGGACACTAACCAGGAATCGGTGGCCATCGGAAAAGAAGGGATAAATGTGAAACTCGCTTCCCGGCTCACAGGATTCGACATCGACCTCATGAGAGAGGGCGTTGCACCGGAATCGAAGGGCGCCGCGAGGGAGAAGACAGGTACGGAGATGTACGACATAGACTTGTCCGAGTTCAAGGAAGAACTCGGCGAGGGGTTGCTCACAAAATTTCTCGATGCCGGGTATCTCACTGCGAGAAATGTCCTGGAAGCAACGGAAGAGGAGATCAAGCTCGATGTAGCGGTACCTGACGAAGAAATTGCAAAAATAAAAGAGATGATGCGTAAGGAACTCGAGGAAGAACCGGAAAATGAATCCCCCGATAGTTCCACTGTGCAAGACGAATAGGTCCTAGAGAAAGGCTACTCTCAGCATGGCTGAAAGCACTGCAAAGAAAAAACTCGTGACGAAGGTCGCTTCTGAATTTCAGGTCTCTGCGGATCAGATCGTGGATTTTCTCAAGTCAAAAGGCCACGACAAGGTCAAACGCACGTCCTCGGTGGACGAAAAGATGTACACCGAGGTTGCCGCACATTTCAAGAAAGAGCTTGATCAGGTAGAGAAACGACAGAAGATCAAAGAACACCTCACTGAGAAACAAGAAGAAAAAATCGCGGTAAAGAAACTTGTCGACACGGTGACTGTTGAAAGGCACCCGGTTGAGTCCAGGATCGAGACCGCTCCTCCGCCGGAAGGCGCAGTCGTTGAAACAGGTCCAACCGCTTTAACCGGCAAGCCGCAGGTACTTGATACCACCCCGCACGAAGTTGGCGGTCAGGTGGTAGGAGCCGGGCAGGAAGCCGGCGAGGTTGAAATTGTCGAAGAACCGGCATCTAAGGAGACACTCCTTGCTCCGGAAGAGACAGAGGATGTGACTTCGGACGTCAAAGAAACGCATGAGGCCGGTCGCAAGGTTACGACAGACCAGGCACCCGGCACTTCGCGCGTCGAGAAAAAAGCGGCTGTCCCTCCTGCTGAGGAGACTGGATTGAAGATACGCGGCCGGATGGACCTCAGAACCGGCCAGCTTATCAGCGAAGAAGAAATGCGGCTGAGGAGAGAGCTGGAGGAAGCCCAAAAGAAGAAGAAAGAAGCCGAAGCTCTCCTTGGCACCGAATCGTCCGCCTCAAAGAAGAAGAAAAAGAAAAAGAAGAAGATCAGGGAAGAGAGTGCAGAAGTCGCCCCCACTGCGGAAGTCACCGAGGATGAAGCCAAGAAACGCAAGAAGAAAAAGGGAAAACACCCTGACGTGGATCAGGCGGAAGTGGACCTCGCGTTCAGTCGGACGATGGCGAGCCTTGAAGACGCCGGTGATTCCGACCGCAATGCAATCCGAAGGAAGAAGAAAAAAGAAAAAATGGAAGCTCAGCAGCGCGAGATAGAGAAACAAGAAATTGAAAAGCGCAAGCTGAAACTACCCGAGTTCGTGTCGGTTGGAGAACTCTCGAAACTTATGAATGTCGACGTGGCCGATGTTATTTCGAAATGTATTTCCCTCGGCTTGATGGTTTCCATTAACCAGAGGTTGGATCTCGAGACGATTACTCTTCTCGCGGACGATTTTGGGTACGAAGTCGAGTTGCAGGAAGAATACACCGATGAGGTCCTCGAAGATAGAACCGATGCAGCCTCGACATTGAAGACCAGACCGCCCGTTGTCACGATCATGGGACATGTTGATCATGGCAAGACTTCTCTCCTGGACTTCATCAGGCAGACTAATGTCGTCGCCGGGGAGGCAGGAGGTATTACACAGCACATCGGAGCTTACCAGGTCAGGCTTCCGAGCGGAAAACAAATCACTTTTCTAGATACTCCCGGCCACGAAGCCTTTACGGCCATGCGCGCCAGGGGTGCTCAGGTGACCGATATAGTCATCCTTGTCGTCGCAGCAGACGACAGCGTCATGCCTCAGACCATTGAAGCGATTAATCACGCCAGGGCAGCAAATGTCCCGCTCCTCGTTGCAATCAACAAGATGGATCGCCCTGAGGCCAACCCCGACAGAATCAGGAAACAGCTTGCGGACCAGGGAGTCCTTCTTGAAGAGTGGGGCGGTAAGGCGCAGTCCGTAGAGATATCAGCTAAGAAAGGAACGAATGTCGAACTTCTCCTCGAGAAAGTCCTGCTCGAGGCCGAGGTCCTGGACCTGAAGGCGAATCCTGACAGGCTCGCGAGAGGTATCGTTATTGAATCGACAGTGGATAAAGGTCGTGGAGTGGTGGCAACAGTCCTCGTCCAGAAGGGAACTCTCAACGTAGGCGACCCGTTCGTCGCCGGCACAAGCAGCGGACGCGTACGCGCAATGACTGACGAGAGAGGCAACAAGATCGAATCGGCTCTCCCCTCGATGCCGGTGCAGGTGATCGGTTCGGATGAGCTCCCGCTTGCTGGCGATGTAATAGTTGCGGTGGAAAACGAAAAGGTCGCCCGCGACATTAGCAATCGCAGAAAAATAATTAAACGCGAACAGGAGATGCGCGGCACCCAGCATCATATCACCCTCGAAGAAATTTCCAAGGAAATAAAGGAAGGTATGATCAGGCAGCTCAGCATCGTCGTGAAAGGCGATGTCGACGGATCCGTGCAGGCACTCAGCGACTCTCTGGCTAAACTTTCGAATGATGAAGTCAGAGTGGAAGTCATTCACAAAGCGGTGGGCGCAATCTCCGAGTCGGACGTCCTGCTTGCAGCCGCATCAAACGCGATCATCTTAGGATTCCATGTCAGACCCAGCGCTGCCGCGAGGAAGTTGGCCGAATCCGAGTCGGTAGACATAAAACTGTACAGCATCATATACGACGCGATTGAGAATATCAGAAAAGCACTTGAAGGAATGCTCTCACCGGAAGTCCACGAAGAAATTGTCGGGACGCTGGAAGTCAGGCAGATTTTCAAGGTCCCCAAGTTCGGAACAGTGGCAGGCTCGTATGTATCCGACGGCAAAATCCAGCGGAGCAACAAGATACGCCTGGTTCGAGACGGGATCGTGGTTCTGGAAGGCTCCATCGCGTCTCTCAAGAGATTCAAGGACGATGTGCGAGAAGTCGAACAGGGTTACGAATGCGGTGTGAGTCTCGAGAATTTTAACGACATCAAAGTCGGAGACACGATCGAAGCATTCGTCATCGTCGAGACCCAGCGCACGCTTGCGTGATCGATGCTCCCAATACTGAATTTAGAATCATAGAAATGTCCGTCAGAACTGAAAAGGTTGCCCATTTGATAAAGGAAGAAGTGGGATCGTTAATCGAGCGTGACTATCGCACTTCGGAGATGGGATTCATTACAGTCACGAAAGTCACCATGTCCCCCGATCTAAGGCTTGCGAAAATTTATCTCAGCATATTTGGTGATAACAAGACAAAAGAACGAACTCTTTTCTTGCTTAACGAATCGAAAAAAGATATCAGACGTTATATAGGCAGCAGGGTCAGACTTAAGTTTACTCCCGAAATAGCGTTGTTCATCGATGATACATTGGACTACGTCATGAATATTGAAGAGCTTCTCAAGAAGGCACATGAGCATGATGGCAAGTGATGGAGGAAGCATAATCCCGGTCTACAAGCCGAGAGGAATTACTTCGTTTGAGGTCGTGCGGATTGTGCGGAGAGAGCTCAATCTCAAGAAGGTAGGCCATGCAGGGACTCTCGATCCGCTCGCAGAAGGCCTCCTGATTCTCCTGACCGGAAGCAAAACTAAGATGATGGATGAACTTCTGAAGGTCGGTAAAGAGTATGTAGCGACGCTAAAACTCGGAAGCGTTTCGAAAAGCCATGATCTGGAAACGGAATTGGTGGTGAGAGCTCCGTATGTGAAGGTCTCGGAGACCGAAATCAGAGAATCATTGAAGAAATACAGAGGGCAGATTGAACAGGTCCCTCCCGAGTATTCTGCGGCATGGGTAAATGGAAAGCGAGCTTATAACCTGGCGAGAGAAGGAGTCCGGTTTAAACTGAAACCGAAAGTCGTAACCATTTCCGAAATCGAGGTTGTCAGTTACATATCGCCCGCCCTCGTTCTGCGTATCGCTTGCTCGAGTGGAACATATGTGAGGAGCCTTGCAAGGGATATAGGCGAAGATCTCGGATGCGGCGCTGTGCTGACGGAACTGGTGAGGACCCGGATCGGTCCCTACAGCGTCGAAAACGCAATCCGCCTTGACGAACTCAAATTGAGATTCGCGTCATGATACGCTACTCTATCGACGAGATGCGCTTCGATCCGAAATCTGTGGTCACCGTCGGCACATTCGACGGGTTGCATGTCGCACATCAGAAGATCTTACAAACTCTCACTGAAAAAGCGAAAGCCATCCGCGGAAGAAGTGTAGCGATAACTTTCAAGCCGCATCCTCAGGAAATACTCGGTAAGAAAAAAGTCGAGCTCCTTCTTACCGAGGAAGAGAGAGTCCAGACGTTAAGCGAGGCCGGAGTCGACGAAGTCTGCCTCATCAAATTTGACAGGGATTTCTCTCTCGTTACTGCCGAGGAGTTTCTTGTGGAGCTTGTTCGCGGAAGAATTGGCTTGAGTGAGCTAGTGCTCGGGTACAGCCACACTTTCGGACGCGGCGCCGAGGGAAATGTCGCATTTGCAACAAAGGTCGGCGCGAAGATCGGATTTAAGGTCGACTCGATTGATGCGATAAAGATCGATGGAAATATTGTGTCGACGTCAAACATAAAGAGATTGCTGAAAAACGGGAACCTCGCGCTCGCGAATCGGATGCTCGGCCGGCCTTACGCGATCGATGGCTATGTGATCAGAGGAGACGCGAGAGGCCGCACGCTTGGTTATCCGACAGCGAATCTGAGACTCGTCGACGAGAGAATACTATACCCTTCTAACGGTGTTTATATCGTCGAAGCACACGTTGAAGGAGATAGGTTCACGGGTCTGGCCAGCGTCGGAGTGAGACCAACCTTTGAAGAAAGCACCACTGTTACACTGGAGGTATGGATATCAGATTTCCACAGAGATATATATGGCAAGAAAATCAGGGTATCGTTCATTCATCGGCTGCGCGACGAACTCAAATTCGATTCCCCGGAGCAGCTGATCTCCCACATGGATGCCGACAAAGCGATGATGAACGAATATCTAGTAAGAACTTTGAACAAACAAAAGCAGGAGTTTTAAGAATGCCTTTAACGAAGGAGCACAAGCAGGACATAATTAAGAAATATGGGAAGTCGGATCATGACTCAGGGAGCACTGAGGTCCAGATTGCCATTCTTACGGAAAGGATAAATGAACTGTCCTCCCACTTCGACGCGCACAAGAAAGACAACCATTCCCGAACGGGTTTGTTGAGGATGGTAGGCAAACGCCGCCGCCTTCTGGATTATCTTCAATCACAAAACATCGATAGATACCGGAAAATATTGGACGAGTTGGGCCTGAGAAAGTAAAACGAAAAGGAAAAATGATGGAAGGTTTAATAACAAAAGAAATAGAGATCGGCGGACGAAAACTGTCGCTTGAGACCGGCCGATTCGCCAAACAGGCAAGCGGTGCGGTGATGGTACTGTATGGTGACACGCTCGTACTCTCGACGGTAGTCGGGGCCGAAGAGGAAATCGAAGGACGAGACTTCCTCCCGCTGTCGGTAGAGTACCGCGAGAAGACCGCATCAGCGGGGAAGATCCCGGGAGGTTTCCTGAAGCGCGAGGGCAGGCCGAACGAGAAAGAAATTCTTTCCGCCAGATTGATCGATCGCCCGATACGGCCGCTGTTTCCCAAGGAGTGGCGATATGAAACGCAGGTGGTGTCGACGGTTTTCTCCTTTGACGGAGAGAACGACGGCGACGTCCTTGGCGCGATAGGTGCTTCTGCAGCGCTGATGATTTCAGATATTCCGTTTGCGGGCCCAATTGCCGAAGTGAGGGTCGGAAGGCTGGAAGGACAATATCTCATTAACCCTCTGATTTCGCAGCTTGCCAATTCTGATATGGATCTCATAGTAGCGGGAACTGAAGATTCCATCGTGATGGTCGAGGGCGAGGCGAAAGAAATCTCAGAAGCCGACATGATAGGGGCACTGGAATTCGCCCACAAGCACATCAAGGAGATAGTAGCACTCCAGAAGGATCTTGCGTCGATGGTCGGAGCAGTGAAGCGCAAAGTCGCAGAAGTACAAACGAACGAACAGCTGGTCGCCGACGTGAAGGCGCTTGCATATGACAAGATCCACGAACTGAACAGACTCGTTGTTAAGAAATCCGAGCGCAGCGAGCGTACGAAGGCAATCAAAGAAGAAACGCTTCTTGCTCTCGCAGAAAAATATCCGGAGCAGGAATCGACAATAGGCGAAATTCTCCACGAGATTGAGCGGGTAGACATGCGCTCGATGATCCTGAAAGAGGAAAGACGCCTCGATGGGAGGGGGTACCGCGAAGTCCGTCCCATTACATGTGAGGTTGGAGTGCTGCCGCGGACGCACGGCTCCTCACTTTTTACTCGCGGCGAGACACAGAGTCTGACTTCGGTGACTCTCGGGACGAAGCTCGATGAGCAGACGATAGATGGTCTGCTACCTGAGTCCACAAAACGGTTCATGCTTCATTACAATTTCCCCGGCTTCAGTGTCGGCGAAATAGCTCCGATGAGAGGACCGGGCCGGAGAGAAATTGGTCACGGAAATCTCGCCGAGCGCGCTCTGAAGAATCTGATTCCAGGTGAAAAGGAATTTCCATACACCGTCCGCATCGTGTCCGATATTCTCGAATCGAATGGCTCTTCTTCTATGGCGACTGTGTGTGCGGGCTCGCTCGCCTTGATGGACGCTGGCGTTCCTCTCGCAAAATCTGTTGCGGGAATCGCCATGGGACTCATAAAAGAAGAGG encodes:
- a CDS encoding cytochrome ubiquinol oxidase subunit I, with protein sequence MHYPWWYVHDLTSPMLIALIATLHVFVSLYAVGGGLFLAGEVSHAYKINNKALLDYLHSHTFFFILLTVVFGAITGVGIWWTIGLASPLATESLIHIFVFGWAMEYVFFVLEIVSAFIFFYYWGKLKPEVHTTIGWIYAVSAFISLVLITAITAFQLDIGKWTPGHSMWTAFFNPQTYPQIIARTGASLLLTSLYVYLHAAFKLKNDKQLLALVENRAARWSMAGAVLVTIGGAWWQINLPESAKAAMVGASALNILVALIFGATAIVFLMLYFGPFRQPGWINKGFAILYFILGVATTSTGEFIREGVRKPYIIYNYVTGNNVLVSEIPELQRSGYINGGTWTKAYVKQNYPQLLDKDGKVVSSKLLQLPEPDQIAIGRLLFQYHCNDCHSSKGFSSVAELARGWNEDMIHTVVTHLDKAHFFMPPWCGTEEEATVLSKYISSIAFQSPAGMKFTRRESLKNNDVALTGKGGMMK
- a CDS encoding peptidylprolyl isomerase, with translation MSAFKLFLGLSVLALTMSGCAALEGLGSNVTPPTLIERTPFPKLPSNVTSNDFYLKMHLLISTDGMVKQASLENSSGDPLWDTLAIGCVLQWRYSPAMSDNKAIQMKIDQTAHVIYVPPIMMELSEIRLSNSESANQVYTDLKAGKSFDTLAVQYSIAPTKAKGGYLGKIDINRYPDDVIDALNDLKPGEFTAPLKLGVYTVIFLRAQKQTQPEALK
- the nusA gene encoding transcription termination factor NusA, with amino-acid sequence MHAEKSEIISASAEIAKEKGIDKEVVSEILEEVFTGIVKKKYGEDVETDIVTNVDRGEIEIYVIKNIVEHVENQAKEISLETLKQLEPDGEFEIGDQYPEQVPPEELGRRLVVFARQTFLQRLHEYEKNVIYDEYNKMIGEIVVGEIYQVKRDFILVNHNRRELFLPRSEQISNEHYRKNSTIRAVVKEVRKGTSGPQVIISRADPMFLKKLFEMEIPEIFDGVVEIRAIARDPGKRAKVAVLSTDSRVDAVGACVGMKGVRIHSIVRELNNENIDVLLYSDDPAQFVERSLTPAKVTRVVVDKENRKSQVWVDTNQESVAIGKEGINVKLASRLTGFDIDLMREGVAPESKGAAREKTGTEMYDIDLSEFKEELGEGLLTKFLDAGYLTARNVLEATEEEIKLDVAVPDEEIAKIKEMMRKELEEEPENESPDSSTVQDE
- the infB gene encoding translation initiation factor IF-2, with amino-acid sequence MAESTAKKKLVTKVASEFQVSADQIVDFLKSKGHDKVKRTSSVDEKMYTEVAAHFKKELDQVEKRQKIKEHLTEKQEEKIAVKKLVDTVTVERHPVESRIETAPPPEGAVVETGPTALTGKPQVLDTTPHEVGGQVVGAGQEAGEVEIVEEPASKETLLAPEETEDVTSDVKETHEAGRKVTTDQAPGTSRVEKKAAVPPAEETGLKIRGRMDLRTGQLISEEEMRLRRELEEAQKKKKEAEALLGTESSASKKKKKKKKKIREESAEVAPTAEVTEDEAKKRKKKKGKHPDVDQAEVDLAFSRTMASLEDAGDSDRNAIRRKKKKEKMEAQQREIEKQEIEKRKLKLPEFVSVGELSKLMNVDVADVISKCISLGLMVSINQRLDLETITLLADDFGYEVELQEEYTDEVLEDRTDAASTLKTRPPVVTIMGHVDHGKTSLLDFIRQTNVVAGEAGGITQHIGAYQVRLPSGKQITFLDTPGHEAFTAMRARGAQVTDIVILVVAADDSVMPQTIEAINHARAANVPLLVAINKMDRPEANPDRIRKQLADQGVLLEEWGGKAQSVEISAKKGTNVELLLEKVLLEAEVLDLKANPDRLARGIVIESTVDKGRGVVATVLVQKGTLNVGDPFVAGTSSGRVRAMTDERGNKIESALPSMPVQVIGSDELPLAGDVIVAVENEKVARDISNRRKIIKREQEMRGTQHHITLEEISKEIKEGMIRQLSIVVKGDVDGSVQALSDSLAKLSNDEVRVEVIHKAVGAISESDVLLAAASNAIILGFHVRPSAAARKLAESESVDIKLYSIIYDAIENIRKALEGMLSPEVHEEIVGTLEVRQIFKVPKFGTVAGSYVSDGKIQRSNKIRLVRDGIVVLEGSIASLKRFKDDVREVEQGYECGVSLENFNDIKVGDTIEAFVIVETQRTLA
- the rbfA gene encoding 30S ribosome-binding factor RbfA — encoded protein: MSVRTEKVAHLIKEEVGSLIERDYRTSEMGFITVTKVTMSPDLRLAKIYLSIFGDNKTKERTLFLLNESKKDIRRYIGSRVRLKFTPEIALFIDDTLDYVMNIEELLKKAHEHDGK
- the truB gene encoding tRNA pseudouridine(55) synthase TruB yields the protein MMASDGGSIIPVYKPRGITSFEVVRIVRRELNLKKVGHAGTLDPLAEGLLILLTGSKTKMMDELLKVGKEYVATLKLGSVSKSHDLETELVVRAPYVKVSETEIRESLKKYRGQIEQVPPEYSAAWVNGKRAYNLAREGVRFKLKPKVVTISEIEVVSYISPALVLRIACSSGTYVRSLARDIGEDLGCGAVLTELVRTRIGPYSVENAIRLDELKLRFAS
- a CDS encoding bifunctional riboflavin kinase/FAD synthetase, translated to MIRYSIDEMRFDPKSVVTVGTFDGLHVAHQKILQTLTEKAKAIRGRSVAITFKPHPQEILGKKKVELLLTEEERVQTLSEAGVDEVCLIKFDRDFSLVTAEEFLVELVRGRIGLSELVLGYSHTFGRGAEGNVAFATKVGAKIGFKVDSIDAIKIDGNIVSTSNIKRLLKNGNLALANRMLGRPYAIDGYVIRGDARGRTLGYPTANLRLVDERILYPSNGVYIVEAHVEGDRFTGLASVGVRPTFEESTTVTLEVWISDFHRDIYGKKIRVSFIHRLRDELKFDSPEQLISHMDADKAMMNEYLVRTLNKQKQEF
- the rpsO gene encoding 30S ribosomal protein S15, translating into MPLTKEHKQDIIKKYGKSDHDSGSTEVQIAILTERINELSSHFDAHKKDNHSRTGLLRMVGKRRRLLDYLQSQNIDRYRKILDELGLRK